Proteins encoded within one genomic window of Bacillus sp. 1NLA3E:
- a CDS encoding APC family permease, with amino-acid sequence MTFKRILFGRPLKSEEAEAEKMPIWKALPILSSDALSSVAYGTEMILLELATVGAFAFSFSLPIAIAIILLITILIISYRQVIDAYPQGGGAYMVAKENLGMIWGRLAGVSLLIDYTLTVAVSISAGVLAITSAYPSALPYVVPIGLVFIWFMVWMNLRGTSESGNVFALPTYLFIICMLILVGKGFFDWLTGTGQATSHPSIPTELPASLTWFILLKAFSSGCSAVTGVEAISNAVPYFRNPSQKNAKLTMLTLGVLLAVIFGGVTMLSQVYNIQPDPTGAKSVLSLVAEDAFGRGAFYYIIQLATMSILVLAANTSFNGFPILASIMAQDKNMPRMFSNRGERLAFNYGIVTLGILASVLLIVFRGRTEALIPLYAIGVFLSFTLAQIGLVLKWCKDKSQGWQRKAIINGIGGVVTFFVVIIFSITKFEEGAWIVIIITPLLLWLITKISKHYDNVADQLRFDLSEPVPNVETVVIVPVAGIHKVVVSTISYAKSLTPDVVAFYVAFSPEDAKKMEAKWEIWNPGVRLVVVVSRYRTLIKPLIDFIKRAENRYGNQKRITVLLPEFITHKWWHRLLHNQSAFRIRTLLLKRKDVVVSTVPFHLKD; translated from the coding sequence ATGACATTTAAAAGGATATTATTTGGGCGACCATTAAAATCAGAAGAAGCAGAAGCAGAAAAAATGCCGATTTGGAAGGCATTACCTATTTTATCTTCAGATGCTCTTTCTTCAGTAGCATATGGTACAGAAATGATTCTACTTGAACTTGCAACTGTTGGTGCATTTGCGTTCTCTTTTTCATTACCTATTGCTATTGCAATCATTTTATTAATTACAATTCTTATTATCAGTTATAGACAAGTTATCGATGCGTATCCTCAAGGCGGAGGAGCCTATATGGTCGCAAAAGAAAATTTGGGAATGATTTGGGGGCGTTTAGCAGGTGTTTCATTACTCATTGACTATACATTAACAGTAGCAGTTTCTATATCAGCAGGGGTACTGGCAATTACCTCAGCTTACCCTTCTGCTTTGCCGTATGTAGTCCCTATTGGTCTTGTTTTTATTTGGTTTATGGTTTGGATGAATCTTAGAGGAACATCTGAATCTGGTAATGTTTTTGCTTTACCTACCTATTTGTTTATTATTTGCATGTTAATCTTAGTAGGGAAAGGTTTTTTCGACTGGCTAACGGGAACAGGTCAGGCAACTTCCCATCCTTCTATTCCTACAGAATTACCAGCAAGTTTAACTTGGTTCATTTTGCTAAAAGCATTTTCTTCGGGGTGTTCAGCGGTTACAGGAGTTGAAGCAATCTCTAATGCTGTACCGTACTTTCGGAATCCTTCCCAAAAGAATGCGAAACTAACAATGCTAACATTAGGGGTATTGTTGGCTGTAATATTTGGTGGAGTAACTATGCTTTCACAAGTCTATAATATTCAACCAGACCCGACAGGAGCAAAATCGGTATTATCTTTGGTTGCAGAAGATGCGTTTGGGCGTGGTGCGTTTTATTATATTATTCAGCTTGCAACTATGTCGATATTGGTATTAGCGGCAAATACCAGCTTTAATGGATTTCCGATTTTAGCATCGATAATGGCTCAGGATAAAAATATGCCACGAATGTTTAGTAATCGAGGAGAACGTTTAGCTTTTAACTATGGAATAGTCACACTGGGAATATTAGCAAGTGTTTTATTAATTGTATTTCGTGGCAGAACTGAAGCTTTAATACCACTTTATGCTATTGGTGTTTTCTTATCTTTTACTCTGGCACAAATTGGTCTTGTCTTGAAATGGTGTAAAGATAAATCACAAGGATGGCAAAGAAAAGCAATTATCAATGGAATAGGTGGAGTTGTAACTTTCTTTGTTGTAATCATTTTTAGTATCACTAAATTTGAAGAAGGTGCTTGGATTGTAATCATCATAACACCTTTATTATTATGGTTAATCACAAAAATTAGCAAACACTATGATAATGTAGCTGATCAATTAAGATTTGACTTAAGCGAGCCTGTTCCAAATGTGGAAACGGTTGTAATTGTACCAGTGGCTGGTATCCATAAGGTGGTTGTATCCACCATTTCGTATGCAAAATCTCTTACCCCGGATGTTGTAGCTTTTTATGTTGCTTTTTCACCTGAGGATGCGAAAAAAATGGAGGCCAAATGGGAAATATGGAATCCAGGTGTTAGATTAGTGGTTGTGGTATCACGGTACCGTACATTGATAAAGCCATTAATTGATTTTATTAAACGAGCAGAGAACCGTTACGGTAACCAAAAGAGAATAACTGTCCTATTACCTGAATTTATTACCCATAAGTGGTGGCATCGCCTTTTACACAATCAATCAGCATTTCGTATTCGCACTTTACTTTTGAAGAGAAAAGACGTTGTGGTTTCGACAGTTCCATTTCATTTAAAAGATTAA
- a CDS encoding oxidoreductase has translation MVAPSPVTCAMIGEEPRELLTAEVKELVNKFVRAAVRCKSAGVDGVEVHAAHGYLINQFLSPYTNLRTDEYGGSFENRIRFLEEIIIGIREKCGEDYPVTVRLSADEFVDGGIDLELSKNISRYLEKLGVDGLHISAGNYDSMDKVIESSIYEQGWRVYLAEEIKKEVNIPVITVGVIREPEFAESVLAEGKADFVAIGRGQIADPEWAKKTLEGREKEIRKCISCLNCVKMALGNGHIECSVNISAGRELEFKEIKPIDEKRNVAVVGGGPGGMEAARILTLKGYDVTIFEKDDKLGGQLNLVKQPIAKEKMDWIIQYHSNEMDRLNIDVRLNTEASIEAIKAINPYAVFLATGAKPILPDLEGINLENVCDYEDVLLDRKDFSDKKIVVVGSGMVCYSVTSQLAKQRNEVTLIEVPTETGSKVTPPTRELLLNRLKKANIDIITDQRVAKILPNSIIVEDGKSGNQRVIDVDHVVFSMGTQAYNPLEESYQNHFDNVFVLGDAENPGSITNAIKEGFEKAFVIESLVTNKHV, from the coding sequence ATCGTAGCCCCGAGTCCAGTTACTTGTGCAATGATTGGAGAAGAACCAAGAGAACTACTGACTGCAGAAGTGAAGGAATTAGTGAATAAATTTGTAAGGGCTGCTGTTAGATGTAAGTCCGCTGGTGTCGACGGTGTAGAAGTGCACGCTGCTCACGGTTATTTAATTAACCAGTTCCTAAGCCCGTATACAAACTTACGAACAGATGAATATGGTGGAAGCTTTGAAAATAGAATCAGATTTTTAGAGGAAATTATCATTGGCATTAGGGAAAAATGTGGTGAGGATTACCCGGTTACGGTCCGATTAAGTGCAGATGAGTTTGTTGATGGAGGAATTGACTTAGAATTAAGTAAGAACATTTCTCGATATTTAGAAAAACTTGGTGTAGACGGACTTCATATTAGTGCCGGAAACTATGATTCTATGGATAAAGTCATAGAGTCTTCAATATATGAACAAGGCTGGAGAGTTTACCTTGCAGAGGAAATTAAAAAAGAAGTTAACATCCCTGTGATTACTGTTGGGGTAATTAGGGAACCTGAGTTTGCTGAATCCGTTTTAGCAGAGGGGAAAGCCGACTTTGTTGCCATTGGGCGTGGGCAAATTGCAGATCCTGAATGGGCTAAGAAAACATTAGAGGGCCGAGAAAAAGAAATAAGGAAATGTATTTCCTGCCTAAATTGTGTCAAAATGGCATTAGGTAATGGCCATATTGAGTGCTCAGTCAACATAAGTGCAGGCCGAGAACTAGAGTTTAAGGAAATCAAACCGATTGATGAAAAACGCAATGTGGCAGTCGTTGGTGGTGGCCCAGGTGGAATGGAAGCGGCTAGAATTCTTACATTAAAAGGGTATGATGTTACGATTTTTGAAAAAGATGATAAACTCGGTGGACAATTGAACCTAGTGAAACAACCAATCGCTAAGGAGAAAATGGATTGGATTATTCAATATCATAGCAATGAAATGGACCGATTAAATATTGATGTTCGCCTAAATACAGAGGCTTCCATTGAGGCTATCAAGGCAATCAATCCTTATGCTGTTTTCTTAGCGACAGGTGCAAAACCAATTTTGCCGGATTTAGAGGGTATTAACCTTGAGAATGTATGTGATTATGAAGATGTTTTATTGGATCGAAAGGATTTTTCAGACAAAAAAATCGTTGTAGTGGGTAGTGGAATGGTTTGTTACAGTGTAACTAGCCAGCTTGCCAAACAGAGAAATGAAGTGACTTTGATTGAAGTACCTACCGAGACTGGTAGCAAAGTAACACCACCTACAAGAGAGCTGTTATTGAATCGACTAAAAAAGGCCAATATTGATATTATCACAGATCAAAGAGTAGCAAAAATTCTTCCGAATTCAATCATTGTTGAGGATGGAAAATCAGGGAATCAGAGGGTAATTGATGTAGATCATGTTGTGTTCTCCATGGGAACACAGGCCTACAATCCTTTAGAAGAGTCCTATCAAAACCATTTTGACAATGTATTTGTTTTAGGTGATGCCGAAAATCCTGGTTCCATTACAAATGCCATAAAAGAGGGATTTGAAAAAGCATTTGTCATTGAATCACTCGTTACAAATAAACATGTATAA
- a CDS encoding TSUP family transporter — protein sequence MHFDLDPSLLIILIVFGFLAAFIDSVVGGGGLITLPALLFTGLTPASAVATNKLAGSVGSFTSTIMFYRSGKLNLSSVYKLFPLVFIGSMMGAWTVHLMNPEVLKPLMLVMLAIVAIYTIFKKDWGSISTYKKLANRHLIIFIMLIFVIGFYDGFIGPGTGSFLIFTFLMIGFDFLEAAGNAKFLNFGSNIAALLMFMFLGQINYAYGIPMGLAQIAGAICGSKFAIKRGSGYVRALFILVTILLLAKNVYNYFY from the coding sequence ATGCACTTTGATTTAGATCCATCGTTATTAATCATTTTGATTGTTTTTGGCTTTTTAGCGGCATTTATTGATTCTGTTGTTGGTGGTGGTGGGCTCATTACCTTACCAGCGTTGCTTTTTACGGGTCTGACGCCAGCATCAGCTGTTGCTACGAATAAATTAGCTGGGTCAGTCGGCTCCTTTACCAGTACGATTATGTTTTATCGTTCAGGTAAGCTCAATTTATCGTCCGTTTATAAGCTATTTCCACTCGTCTTTATTGGCTCGATGATGGGTGCTTGGACCGTCCATTTGATGAATCCTGAAGTGCTAAAGCCATTGATGCTTGTTATGCTTGCAATTGTGGCCATTTATACCATATTCAAGAAAGATTGGGGCAGTATTTCAACCTATAAAAAATTAGCAAACCGCCATCTTATTATTTTTATCATGCTTATCTTTGTTATAGGGTTCTATGATGGATTTATCGGTCCCGGCACAGGGTCATTCTTAATTTTTACTTTTTTAATGATTGGCTTTGATTTTTTAGAGGCTGCCGGGAATGCGAAGTTTTTAAACTTTGGTAGTAATATTGCAGCATTGTTGATGTTCATGTTCTTAGGACAAATCAATTATGCCTATGGTATACCGATGGGTCTTGCGCAGATTGCGGGAGCGATTTGTGGCTCGAAATTTGCGATTAAACGCGGAAGTGGCTATGTCCGCGCACTGTTTATATTAGTCACCATTTTATTGTTAGCAAAAAATGTTTATAATTATTTTTACTAA
- a CDS encoding cation-translocating P-type ATPase — protein MDAKKEFEDVEQTISKLVPSQVFEQLHTKEEGLTTKEAKNRLEQYGKNTIKEKQGKPLYLQFLANFTSMMAILLWISGAIAFFAQMPELGIAVWCVNIINGIFSFIQEFRAGKATEALKGMLSSYARVIRDGQEVQILTDDLVPGDVMLVEEGDKISADARLVRASELQINQSALTGESNPVRKFSDAILRDDLTSFETSNLIFTGSTVSTGSGQAVVIKTGMDTEFGKIAKLTQNVTHELSPLQKELNRLTKQISIIALAFGVAFFLMAIFFVKNPIAESFIFALGIIVAFIPEGLYPTVTLSLAKGVQRMVKKNALVKHLSSVETLGCTTVICTDKTGTLTQNEMTVNHIWLPDRELEVTGTGYAPEGKILDNGQAISVESSSALKLIVTAASLCINARVVAPSEENSRFTVLGDPTEACLGVAAEKAGIHIEYLQKELPRIRELHFDSRRKRMTTIHQLSQPINEKNRVAYTKGSPKELIDLCDTVFINGTVSPLADDIKLSAMAANDEYARSGLRVLALAVRYIGKDDKDIPANLSSYTPENIEQKMTFIGLVVMADPPRPEVTDAVAEAHKAGIRIVMITGDYGLTAESIAKRIGIVEGDHPRVISGMELEKMSDDELKTALNGEIIFARVAPEQKYRVVDNLQQMGEIVAVTGDGVNDAPALKKADIGVAMGISGTDVAKEAADMILTDDNFASIVNAVEQGRAVYNNIRKFLLYILNSNMAEAVPSVFFLFSKGIIPLPLTIMQILFIDLGTDLVPGLGLGSEEPEKGTMSKPPRNLHESLLNKKIILKAFCWYGVLASIASMFSYFFVNYINGYSAHGWAPVGSNIYNVATTMTLSAIVFSQIAAVMNCRTENQSIFKKGLWKNRTINIGISLQVLFLVLIMYVPALQVAFGTAPIGMKSWLFLFCIPPIVLAFEEIRKAFSRRLAQTQVKP, from the coding sequence ATGGATGCAAAAAAAGAGTTTGAGGATGTAGAGCAAACCATATCTAAATTGGTTCCAAGTCAAGTATTTGAACAATTACATACAAAAGAAGAGGGGTTAACGACAAAAGAAGCAAAAAATAGGTTAGAACAGTACGGTAAAAACACTATTAAAGAGAAACAAGGAAAACCTCTCTATTTACAATTTCTAGCCAACTTTACTAGTATGATGGCTATTCTTCTATGGATAAGTGGCGCTATTGCCTTTTTTGCTCAGATGCCGGAACTGGGTATAGCCGTGTGGTGTGTCAATATTATTAATGGGATATTTAGTTTTATTCAAGAATTTCGTGCTGGTAAAGCAACAGAGGCATTAAAAGGAATGCTCTCCTCCTACGCCCGTGTCATTCGGGATGGACAGGAAGTACAAATTCTAACGGATGATCTTGTTCCAGGAGATGTGATGTTGGTTGAAGAAGGCGACAAAATATCTGCCGATGCGCGACTAGTTAGAGCAAGCGAATTACAAATTAATCAATCTGCCTTAACAGGTGAATCGAATCCCGTAAGAAAATTTTCCGATGCGATTCTTCGAGATGATTTAACAAGCTTTGAAACCTCCAATTTAATTTTTACAGGGAGTACCGTCTCCACTGGTTCTGGACAAGCTGTTGTTATAAAGACCGGTATGGATACTGAATTTGGAAAAATCGCTAAATTAACTCAAAATGTTACACATGAATTAAGTCCTCTACAAAAAGAACTAAATCGGTTGACGAAACAAATTTCAATTATTGCCCTAGCATTCGGTGTGGCCTTCTTTTTAATGGCAATATTCTTTGTAAAAAACCCAATTGCGGAATCGTTTATTTTTGCACTAGGGATAATTGTTGCTTTTATTCCAGAAGGCTTATATCCAACTGTTACACTTTCATTAGCAAAGGGCGTACAACGGATGGTAAAGAAAAATGCCCTGGTTAAACATCTTTCTTCGGTTGAGACTTTGGGTTGTACTACTGTTATTTGTACAGATAAAACCGGAACTTTAACCCAAAACGAAATGACCGTCAACCATATATGGTTGCCAGACAGAGAATTAGAAGTCACAGGTACTGGATATGCTCCAGAAGGAAAAATATTGGATAATGGTCAAGCCATTTCAGTAGAATCAAGCTCAGCGTTAAAATTAATCGTAACAGCTGCAAGTCTTTGCATTAATGCTAGAGTTGTAGCACCCAGTGAAGAAAATTCACGTTTTACTGTTCTGGGTGACCCGACAGAGGCATGTTTGGGAGTGGCTGCCGAAAAAGCAGGGATTCATATTGAATATTTACAAAAAGAACTGCCACGAATTCGTGAATTGCATTTTGATTCAAGAAGGAAAAGAATGACAACCATTCATCAATTAAGTCAACCAATAAATGAAAAGAATCGCGTCGCCTATACAAAGGGATCTCCAAAAGAATTGATCGATTTGTGTGATACAGTATTTATCAATGGAACCGTCTCACCATTAGCAGATGACATCAAATTAAGTGCAATGGCAGCTAATGATGAGTATGCTCGCTCAGGGTTGCGCGTTTTAGCTTTAGCTGTCCGTTACATTGGTAAAGATGACAAGGATATCCCCGCTAATTTAAGCTCTTATACTCCGGAGAATATCGAACAAAAGATGACATTTATTGGATTAGTAGTTATGGCTGATCCACCTCGTCCTGAAGTAACTGATGCTGTAGCAGAAGCCCACAAAGCAGGGATTCGTATTGTCATGATTACTGGTGATTATGGATTAACCGCCGAAAGTATTGCAAAAAGAATCGGCATTGTTGAAGGCGATCATCCACGTGTGATATCTGGTATGGAATTGGAAAAAATGTCTGATGATGAGTTAAAAACTGCCTTAAATGGGGAAATCATTTTTGCCCGTGTGGCTCCAGAGCAAAAGTATCGAGTGGTGGATAATTTGCAACAAATGGGAGAAATTGTTGCTGTTACCGGTGATGGTGTCAATGATGCGCCAGCTTTAAAGAAAGCAGACATTGGTGTCGCGATGGGGATATCTGGTACGGATGTTGCAAAAGAAGCAGCCGATATGATATTAACTGATGATAATTTTGCGTCTATTGTGAATGCGGTTGAACAAGGCCGTGCGGTATATAACAATATTCGGAAATTTTTACTATATATATTAAATAGCAATATGGCTGAAGCTGTTCCATCTGTGTTTTTCTTGTTTTCAAAAGGGATTATACCTTTGCCATTAACAATTATGCAAATTTTATTCATAGACTTAGGTACAGATTTAGTTCCCGGATTAGGATTAGGCTCCGAGGAACCGGAGAAAGGGACTATGAGCAAACCTCCGAGAAACTTGCATGAGTCTTTATTGAATAAAAAGATTATTTTAAAAGCCTTCTGTTGGTATGGTGTCCTTGCATCTATTGCCTCGATGTTTTCCTATTTCTTCGTCAACTATATCAATGGATATTCAGCACATGGATGGGCTCCAGTAGGTAGCAACATTTATAATGTAGCTACTACGATGACCCTATCAGCGATTGTTTTCAGTCAAATTGCTGCCGTAATGAATTGTCGTACTGAAAATCAATCTATTTTTAAAAAAGGACTTTGGAAAAATCGAACCATTAACATTGGAATTAGTTTACAAGTACTTTTTCTCGTATTGATTATGTATGTTCCTGCATTACAAGTAGCATTTGGTACAGCACCAATAGGAATGAAAAGTTGGCTCTTCCTATTCTGTATTCCACCGATTGTCTTAGCTTTTGAAGAAATACGAAAAGCTTTTTCCAGAAGGTTAGCTCAAACACAAGTGAAACCATAA
- a CDS encoding potassium channel family protein has translation MKDIIVGCSHMGSGLAMKLQEKGHEVTIIDRQEDSFKKVPSGFSGQTIVGFGIDKEVLEAANINRADAVVTCTDSDETNALLARIAKNEYGVPRVIARIYDPRKADIYQSFGIQTISPIMWGIQRVTELLSYNQLDNVWVPENGNVEMIRIETPPLLIGHAVRELGSVGEIKVVTIARENNAFIPVSGTILEAHDVLYIVVATSAISKLKAMLGLE, from the coding sequence ATGAAAGATATTATTGTTGGATGTAGCCATATGGGGTCTGGTTTAGCTATGAAACTGCAAGAAAAGGGACATGAAGTAACGATAATAGATCGGCAAGAAGATTCTTTTAAGAAAGTACCTAGTGGTTTTTCGGGTCAAACCATTGTCGGATTTGGAATTGATAAGGAAGTCTTAGAAGCTGCTAATATTAATAGGGCTGATGCAGTCGTTACCTGTACAGATAGCGATGAAACAAATGCACTATTAGCCCGTATTGCAAAAAATGAATATGGTGTCCCTCGTGTCATTGCCCGTATATACGATCCGAGGAAAGCAGATATTTATCAAAGTTTTGGGATTCAAACCATATCACCTATCATGTGGGGAATTCAAAGGGTAACCGAATTATTAAGCTATAACCAATTAGATAATGTTTGGGTACCGGAAAATGGGAATGTCGAAATGATAAGAATTGAAACACCACCTTTGCTAATTGGTCATGCTGTACGGGAGTTAGGAAGTGTCGGGGAAATAAAAGTAGTCACAATTGCCCGTGAAAATAATGCTTTTATCCCGGTATCTGGAACCATTTTAGAAGCACATGATGTCCTTTATATTGTAGTCGCCACATCTGCCATCAGTAAGTTAAAGGCAATGTTAGGTTTAGAATAG
- a CDS encoding potassium channel family protein encodes MHVIIIGGGQAGSHIGHLLLENDINIKIIENRELLFEKLKKDFSEDIAILGSGTDPTTLELAGIESADVLVAVTGSDEVNLVAATIGKFEFAIPRVVARVNNPRNAWLYDSNMGVDVAINQSELIAQMVVEEMDMENISTLMKLNRGSLSIAKVTVNSKSNAVSKAIKELNIPSNCVLIAILRKEDEVIIPRGDTVIEPNDYILLLADESTEKVINDIFSVG; translated from the coding sequence ATGCATGTCATTATAATCGGTGGAGGTCAAGCAGGATCTCATATCGGACACTTATTGTTAGAAAATGATATCAACATTAAAATTATTGAAAACCGAGAATTACTTTTTGAAAAATTAAAAAAGGATTTTTCTGAAGATATCGCTATTTTGGGCAGTGGTACTGACCCAACCACTTTGGAACTGGCAGGAATTGAATCTGCCGATGTATTAGTAGCTGTGACTGGCAGTGATGAAGTAAATCTAGTAGCTGCTACAATCGGTAAGTTCGAATTTGCTATCCCTCGGGTGGTAGCACGGGTAAACAATCCCCGTAATGCATGGCTATATGATAGTAATATGGGGGTTGATGTGGCTATCAATCAATCAGAATTAATCGCACAAATGGTAGTTGAAGAGATGGATATGGAGAATATATCAACTTTAATGAAATTAAATCGTGGCAGCTTGTCGATTGCTAAGGTTACCGTTAATTCCAAATCAAACGCGGTTTCAAAGGCAATAAAAGAACTTAATATTCCTTCTAATTGTGTCTTAATCGCCATTTTACGTAAGGAGGATGAGGTCATCATTCCTCGGGGAGATACCGTTATTGAACCAAATGATTATATTCTTCTTTTAGCAGATGAAAGTACGGAAAAAGTGATCAATGATATATTTTCAGTGGGATAA
- the scfB gene encoding thioether cross-link-forming SCIFF peptide maturase, protein MIHQYKLNGYNIVLDTYSGGVHVVDDLAYEIIAYYENTPVEKIVTVMMEKYQNDSSISEKEIRETIAAVEELKNDGQLFTEDEFKNLSIDLKKRQTHLKALCFNVAHTCNLSCEYCFASQGKYNGDRAIMTFEVGKRAIDYLLENSGHHRNLDIDFFGGEPLMAWNVVKQIVAYARSKETEYKKTFRFTFTTNGMLLNDEVTEFLNKEMYNVVLSLDGRKEVHDRLRKTVNGKGSYDHIVPKFQEFVEKRGDKEYYVRGTYTHNNVDFTNDIFHIADLGFDKLSMEPVICDPREPYALTEKDLPEIYNQYEILANEMIKREENGNGFTFYHYMLDLSEGPCIQKRLNGCGSGTEYLAVTPWGELFPCHQFVGDQEYSMGNIWDGITKPETQCQFKENNCYSKPECQDCWAKLYCSGGCPANALHATGSLNGTYDFSCDIFRKRIECSMMVKVAESIRAMEKEEQPDII, encoded by the coding sequence ATGATACATCAATATAAATTAAACGGTTACAACATCGTGCTCGACACATACAGTGGAGGCGTGCATGTTGTCGATGACCTCGCCTATGAAATCATCGCGTATTACGAGAATACTCCTGTGGAAAAAATCGTGACAGTGATGATGGAAAAATACCAAAATGATTCCAGCATTTCCGAGAAGGAAATTCGAGAAACCATCGCAGCAGTTGAGGAGCTTAAAAATGATGGGCAGCTCTTTACTGAAGATGAGTTTAAAAATCTATCAATTGATTTAAAAAAGCGCCAGACTCATCTAAAAGCACTCTGCTTTAATGTTGCCCATACCTGTAACTTATCATGTGAATACTGCTTTGCCAGCCAAGGAAAATACAATGGCGACAGAGCCATCATGACCTTCGAAGTTGGAAAAAGAGCAATCGATTACCTATTGGAAAACTCCGGCCATCACCGAAACCTCGATATCGACTTCTTCGGTGGAGAACCACTTATGGCCTGGAACGTTGTCAAGCAAATTGTCGCATACGCAAGAAGCAAAGAAACAGAGTACAAAAAGACTTTCCGCTTCACCTTCACAACAAATGGCATGCTCCTTAACGATGAGGTCACCGAATTCTTAAATAAGGAAATGTACAATGTCGTATTAAGTCTTGATGGTAGAAAAGAGGTCCATGACCGCCTTCGCAAAACGGTTAATGGTAAGGGGAGCTACGACCATATCGTTCCAAAGTTCCAGGAATTCGTCGAAAAGCGTGGGGACAAAGAATATTATGTACGTGGAACCTATACCCATAACAATGTTGACTTCACTAATGACATTTTTCACATTGCTGACCTTGGTTTCGATAAACTCTCGATGGAGCCGGTTATCTGTGACCCTCGGGAACCATATGCGCTCACTGAGAAAGACCTCCCTGAGATTTATAATCAGTATGAGATACTCGCAAACGAAATGATCAAACGCGAGGAAAACGGCAATGGCTTTACCTTCTACCATTACATGCTTGACCTTTCTGAAGGCCCTTGCATTCAAAAAAGACTAAACGGTTGCGGCTCAGGAACCGAATATCTTGCTGTCACACCATGGGGCGAGCTCTTCCCATGCCATCAGTTTGTCGGGGATCAAGAATACAGCATGGGAAACATTTGGGATGGAATCACCAAACCAGAGACACAATGTCAATTTAAAGAGAACAACTGCTACTCGAAACCAGAATGCCAGGATTGCTGGGCAAAGCTCTACTGCAGTGGGGGCTGCCCTGCCAACGCGCTCCATGCAACCGGCTCCCTCAACGGGACTTACGACTTTAGTTGTGACATCTTCCGTAAGAGAATTGAATGTTCGATGATGGTAAAAGTTGCAGAATCAATTAGAGCAATGGAAAAGGAAGAACAACCAGACATAATATAA
- the scfA gene encoding six-cysteine ranthipeptide SCIFF, translated as MKRIVTLSTRKLVDTVKHGGCGACQTSCQSACKTSCGVANQKCENTLNH; from the coding sequence ATGAAGAGAATCGTAACACTTAGCACTCGCAAATTAGTTGATACCGTAAAACACGGTGGATGTGGCGCATGCCAGACATCTTGCCAGTCAGCCTGCAAAACTTCTTGCGGAGTAGCAAATCAGAAATGTGAAAACACATTGAATCACTAA
- a CDS encoding dihydrofolate reductase family protein: MDTKRKVVLFIAASLDGYIARENGSLDWLDVIEGKGDNGFTEFYQTIDTMIMGNATYDHLMTLVNKFPHSDKTCFVFSRSEKRQAPHVEFVNNHVIDFTKNLKMQAGSNIWLVGGGDLLDTFIKEKLVDEIILTLSPIVLGSGIPLFKQNNPELKLVLKEQKQFGQFVQLHYLAK; the protein is encoded by the coding sequence ATGGATACAAAAAGAAAAGTAGTCCTATTTATTGCAGCAAGCTTAGACGGTTACATTGCTAGAGAAAACGGGAGTCTTGACTGGCTCGACGTAATTGAAGGCAAAGGAGACAACGGCTTTACGGAATTTTATCAAACCATTGACACAATGATTATGGGAAATGCCACATATGACCACTTAATGACATTAGTAAATAAATTTCCGCATTCCGATAAAACCTGTTTTGTTTTTTCTCGTTCTGAAAAAAGACAGGCTCCACACGTCGAGTTTGTAAATAATCATGTAATTGATTTCACCAAAAACTTAAAAATGCAAGCTGGTTCAAACATTTGGCTTGTTGGTGGTGGGGATTTATTAGACACATTCATAAAAGAGAAATTAGTCGACGAAATAATTCTAACCCTGTCCCCCATCGTACTTGGCTCAGGCATCCCACTATTCAAACAAAATAACCCAGAATTAAAATTAGTGCTAAAGGAACAAAAGCAATTTGGACAATTCGTCCAACTACATTATTTGGCTAAATAG